From a region of the Poecile atricapillus isolate bPoeAtr1 chromosome 4, bPoeAtr1.hap1, whole genome shotgun sequence genome:
- the SFRP2 gene encoding secreted frizzled-related protein 2 — protein sequence MQRRLCALLLLASQCMGSAAGLFPFGEPDFSYKRSNCKPIPAPMLLCRGIEYQSMRLPNLLGHETVQEVMDQAITWIPLVQKQCHPDTRKFLCSLFAPVCIDDLDEIIQPCHSLCEEVKESCAPVMSAFGFPWPDMLDCSRFPKDNDLCIPLASSDHILPVTREAPKVCDACKNKNEDDNDIVENLCKNDFALKIKVKEIAYINGDTKITPETKSKTIYKLNGLTERDLRKIVLWLKGGLQCTCDEMNDINVPYLVMGQKQAGELVITSLKRWQKGQRAFKRFSRSIRKLQC from the exons ATGCAGCGCCGCCtctgtgccctgctcctgctggcgTCCCAGTGCATGGGCTCGGCCGCCGGGCTCTTCCCCTTCGGGGAGCCCGACTTCTCTTACAAGCGCTCCAACTGCAAGCCCATCCCCGCCCCGATGCTGCTGTGCCGGGGCATCGAGTACCAGAGCATGCGACTGCCCAACCTGCTGGGGCATGAGACGGTGCAGGAGGTGATGGATCAGGCGATCACCTGGATCCCGCTGGTGCAGAAGCAGTGCCACCCCGACACCAGGAAGTTCCTCTGCTCCCTCTTTGCCCCGGTCTGCATCGACGACCTGGACGAGATCATCCAGCCCTGCCACTCGCTCTGCGAGGAGGTGAAGGAGAGCTGCGCCCCGGTGATGTCCGCTTTCGGCTTCCCCTGGCCCGACATGCTGGACTGCAGCCGCTTCCCCAAGGACAACGACCTCTGCATCCCGCTGGCCAGCAGCGATCACATCCTCCCCGTCACCAGGGAAG CACCCAAGGTCTGTGATGCctgcaaaaacaaaaatgaagatgATAATGACATCGTGGAAAACCTCTGCAAAAACGACTTTG CCTTGAAGATAAAAGTGAAGGAGATTGCCTACATCAATGGGGATACCAAGATCACCCCCGAAACAAAGAGCAAAACCATCTACAAGCTGAATGGGCTGACAGAAAGAGATCTGAGGAAGATAGTGCTCTGGCTCAAAGGTGGCCTCCAGTGTACCTGTGACGAGATGAACGACATCAACGTCCCCTACTTGGTGATGGGGCAGAAGCAAGCTGGGGAACTCGTGATCACCTCGCTGAAGCGGTGGCAGAAAGGGCAGCGGGCCTTCAAGCGGTTCTCCCGCAGCATCCGCAAACTGCAGTGTTAG